A single window of Leptospiraceae bacterium DNA harbors:
- a CDS encoding bifunctional GNAT family N-acetyltransferase/carbon-nitrogen hydrolase family protein — protein MENTEKKKSKKKTSDKKPVPPVKKIKPTSLKLKLRNTRSSDYQSIKEIMDMVYSNAGGAWKKEEFLSQLEHFPEGQFCIEDNGKLVAAVVSMIVKYSNFGDKHTYDQITTEGYLRNHDPEGDTLYGVDIFVNPAYQGLRLGRRLYDARKELCQNLNLRRIIIGGRIPGYKNHFSEMSPQEYINNVKDKELFDPVLSFQLANGFHVRKIMTNYFPEDKDSKTYATLLEWINIYHEEKEQLIGGKKSIVRVGVVQWQMRSVESFDAFLKQIEFFVDAVAGYKADFVLFPEFFNVPLMAKYNKLSPSDAIRSLADYTEKIRNEMLHFAVSYNINIISGSMPLYSEDYLYNVSYLLRRDGTWEEQYKIHVTPDEENYWGVHGGNKLKIFETDVGKIGILICFDVEFPELPRILAEQEMAILFVPFSTDTKNAYLRVRHCAQARAIENECYVVISGSVGNLPDVENMDIQYAQSAVFTPSDFSFSHDAIAAEATPNTEMTLVVDLDLDLLKHLKTRGSVRNLKSRRHDLYKINWFDKS, from the coding sequence ATGGAAAATACCGAAAAGAAAAAATCAAAAAAGAAAACTAGCGATAAAAAGCCAGTTCCACCAGTAAAAAAAATAAAACCAACCAGTCTTAAGTTGAAACTTAGAAATACTCGATCCTCGGATTACCAAAGTATTAAAGAAATCATGGACATGGTATATTCAAATGCAGGCGGCGCATGGAAGAAAGAAGAATTTCTCTCTCAATTAGAGCATTTTCCAGAAGGACAATTCTGCATTGAGGATAATGGCAAACTTGTAGCGGCAGTAGTCAGTATGATTGTCAAGTATTCTAATTTTGGAGACAAACACACTTACGACCAAATTACAACAGAAGGTTATCTGCGTAACCACGATCCAGAAGGAGACACTCTTTACGGAGTTGACATTTTTGTGAATCCTGCCTATCAGGGGCTAAGATTGGGTAGACGCTTATATGATGCACGCAAAGAACTCTGTCAAAATTTAAACCTAAGAAGAATTATTATTGGCGGGAGAATCCCCGGATATAAAAATCATTTCAGCGAAATGTCTCCACAGGAATATATCAATAATGTAAAAGACAAAGAACTTTTTGATCCTGTACTCAGCTTTCAATTGGCAAATGGATTTCACGTTCGTAAGATCATGACAAATTATTTTCCAGAGGATAAGGACTCTAAGACGTACGCAACCTTACTTGAATGGATCAATATATACCACGAAGAAAAAGAACAGCTCATAGGCGGCAAAAAATCAATCGTAAGAGTGGGCGTTGTGCAATGGCAAATGCGATCTGTCGAATCCTTTGACGCATTCTTAAAACAGATAGAATTTTTCGTAGATGCAGTGGCAGGGTATAAGGCTGATTTTGTGTTATTTCCAGAATTTTTTAATGTTCCTCTGATGGCGAAATACAATAAACTCAGTCCTTCCGATGCAATTCGCTCTTTAGCAGATTATACCGAAAAAATTCGAAACGAGATGTTACACTTCGCGGTATCCTATAATATCAATATTATTTCAGGGAGTATGCCATTATATTCGGAGGACTATTTGTATAACGTCTCGTATTTACTGAGACGTGACGGGACTTGGGAAGAGCAGTATAAAATCCATGTTACCCCCGATGAAGAAAATTATTGGGGAGTTCATGGCGGCAACAAACTGAAAATTTTTGAAACGGATGTCGGAAAAATTGGGATTTTAATTTGTTTTGATGTCGAGTTTCCGGAGTTGCCGCGTATCCTCGCAGAACAGGAAATGGCGATTCTATTTGTTCCTTTTTCTACAGACACTAAGAACGCATACTTACGTGTTCGCCACTGCGCACAAGCTAGAGCGATAGAAAATGAATGTTATGTAGTAATTTCTGGTAGTGTTGGGAATCTACCGGACGTGGAAAATATGGATATTCAATATGCACAATCGGCAGTATTTACCCCGTCCGATTTTTCATTCTCTCACGATGCGATAGCCGCCGAAGCAACACCTAATACAGAGATGACGTTAGTCGTAGATTTGGACTTAGACCTACTTAAACATTTAAAGACACGGGGCAGTGTGCGAAATCTAAAATCTCGCCGGCACGATCTTTATAAGATCAACTGGTTTGATAAATCCTGA
- a CDS encoding GGDEF domain-containing protein: MPIELISQQLKAGTENDPAFIVTHGSEYFGVATVLDLLEEMTRLQIKNARHSNPLTLLPGSVPVNEHINRLLANKIPFAFAYFDLDHFKPYNDMYGYSAGDNIIKAVSDLLSQSITEKQGMIGHVGGDDFIVVLTCIDWFERCNNVLNEFEELVPSHYKKDDVIARGIYSENRLGEKTFFPLISLSVGVVTQETASQCLSHVDLADLAANAKKKAKHINGNSLVTI, translated from the coding sequence ATGCCAATTGAACTCATCAGCCAACAATTAAAAGCAGGAACGGAAAATGACCCAGCTTTTATTGTAACCCATGGTAGTGAATACTTTGGAGTAGCCACTGTATTAGATCTTCTAGAAGAAATGACTCGACTACAAATAAAGAATGCAAGACATTCTAATCCTCTTACCCTTCTTCCGGGTAGTGTACCTGTCAACGAACATATAAACCGACTTCTTGCAAATAAAATTCCTTTTGCATTTGCGTATTTTGATTTAGATCATTTTAAGCCATATAATGATATGTATGGTTACTCAGCAGGGGATAATATCATTAAGGCGGTTTCTGATTTATTATCTCAATCTATTACTGAAAAACAAGGTATGATAGGACACGTTGGAGGGGACGATTTTATAGTTGTTTTGACTTGCATAGATTGGTTTGAACGTTGTAATAATGTATTAAATGAATTTGAGGAACTTGTGCCTTCCCATTATAAAAAAGACGATGTGATTGCGAGGGGAATCTACTCAGAAAATAGGTTGGGAGAAAAGACTTTTTTCCCACTCATAAGCCTATCTGTAGGAGTTGTCACTCAAGAAACAGCAAGTCAATGTCTGTCCCATGTTGATCTCGCTGATCTGGCGGCTAACGCAAAAAAGAAAGCTAAACATATAAATGGAAATAGTCTAGTTACAATTTAA
- a CDS encoding EAL domain-containing protein, translating to MSITLHNELIRILDNKILIPYFQPIVSLFNKNIVGYEALIRGPQDSPLHNPNCLFDTAEYYSLNAKLEFACIKQTLESYAKLKLKEKLFINVSSYVLSDPKFMESLSENYLEELNVDRRSIVIELTENHPTIDYITMRDIVKHFQSMGFEIALDDLGIGYSGLRLWSELQPNYVKIDKYFMQGIPDDSIKLKFVHSIQNLANSLGCKIIAEGIETEKEFKSVESLGITYAQGFYFAKPAAQPIEKINNNLFQTISLQPNHITSYSKKTASHIARLINPVSALTPISDVMQLFQDNENLTILPLVNNKQASGIIFRDRFLSKLFSNRYGLELYGKKPNTFIQYKNSVKHRL from the coding sequence TTGAGTATAACATTACACAACGAGTTAATCAGAATTTTAGATAATAAAATTCTGATTCCTTATTTTCAACCGATTGTTTCTTTATTTAATAAGAATATTGTTGGATATGAAGCTTTGATTCGGGGACCACAGGATAGTCCATTACATAATCCAAATTGTTTGTTTGATACGGCAGAATATTATAGTCTGAACGCAAAATTAGAATTTGCCTGTATTAAACAAACATTAGAAAGTTATGCAAAACTAAAGTTGAAGGAAAAGCTATTTATCAATGTTAGCTCTTATGTCCTGTCTGATCCAAAGTTTATGGAAAGTCTTTCAGAAAATTACTTGGAAGAATTAAACGTTGATCGCAGATCCATTGTAATCGAACTCACGGAAAACCACCCGACTATTGATTATATAACTATGCGAGATATTGTAAAACATTTTCAGTCGATGGGATTTGAAATTGCGTTAGATGATCTTGGTATAGGGTACTCGGGATTAAGGCTTTGGTCAGAACTACAGCCGAATTATGTGAAAATTGACAAATATTTTATGCAAGGAATTCCTGATGATTCTATTAAACTAAAATTTGTACATTCCATTCAAAATCTTGCAAACTCTCTCGGTTGCAAAATTATTGCAGAAGGAATCGAAACAGAAAAAGAATTTAAATCCGTAGAATCGTTAGGCATCACGTATGCACAAGGTTTTTATTTTGCTAAACCGGCGGCTCAACCTATAGAGAAAATTAATAACAACTTATTTCAAACCATATCTTTACAACCTAATCATATAACCTCATATAGCAAAAAAACAGCCTCTCATATAGCAAGATTAATCAATCCTGTTTCTGCTCTGACTCCCATCAGCGATGTAATGCAGTTATTTCAGGATAACGAGAATTTAACCATACTACCGCTTGTAAATAATAAACAAGCATCTGGAATTATTTTTAGAGACAGGTTTCTTTCAAAATTATTCTCAAACCGCTACGGTCTGGAACTTTATGGAAAAAAACCCAATACATTTATTCAATACAAAAATTCCGTTAAGCATAGATTATAA
- a CDS encoding SpoIIE family protein phosphatase — MKLIELEQKNKSFADYYGENRPVFSAYECGKLATPAKSLEEDGKFFYIDNEMRFQTLYEEYMNNTELDFLPVFDTSNEIIGYTMRQKLLAALSKGPFSKELLLRPEVTVQSIYDKRVLCIDAYANLSETSYLLMQREEDIRFDPFIITIDGFFYGVCSIQKVLDGLNRFLEKDMSFCEDSQLKLSLETNKNFAQESNLSIESSVICLHGPGGDYVGTFSLNENLSLFIHLDVCGKGLKASNVVMVLGSIFKTWIEMEKQNDIANFRLADRLREINKLAYDLTPEEMYATGVFILHDKTKQTIEVFDYGHGFIWLKRKDALARLSDYVVETELDKMPFFGINETLDLKSVKVKVKPGDFVFVCTDGIIEQKNMYKEEFGTNNIEKVLKSFTGKNPSELNKLIMTEWEDFRKEYRIMDDYSLLTIGI, encoded by the coding sequence ATGAAATTGATAGAACTTGAACAAAAAAATAAATCCTTTGCAGATTATTACGGAGAGAACAGACCAGTGTTTTCTGCTTATGAATGTGGAAAATTAGCAACTCCAGCGAAATCATTAGAAGAGGATGGAAAGTTTTTCTATATTGATAATGAAATGCGGTTCCAAACTTTGTATGAAGAATATATGAATAATACAGAATTGGATTTCCTTCCAGTATTTGATACATCAAATGAAATCATTGGATACACGATGAGGCAAAAGCTATTAGCCGCTCTAAGCAAAGGCCCTTTCTCCAAGGAGTTATTATTGCGTCCTGAAGTCACAGTCCAAAGTATCTATGACAAGAGAGTTTTATGCATTGATGCTTATGCAAATCTTTCGGAGACATCTTATCTTCTAATGCAACGAGAGGAAGATATTCGATTTGATCCGTTCATTATCACAATAGATGGATTTTTCTATGGAGTTTGTTCCATTCAAAAAGTATTAGATGGATTAAACCGATTTTTAGAAAAAGATATGTCCTTTTGTGAAGACTCTCAGTTAAAATTATCTTTAGAAACTAATAAGAATTTTGCGCAAGAATCGAATTTGTCCATTGAATCAAGTGTGATCTGCTTACACGGACCCGGCGGAGATTATGTGGGAACATTTTCATTAAATGAAAACCTATCTCTGTTTATTCATTTAGATGTTTGCGGAAAAGGATTAAAAGCTTCTAATGTAGTTATGGTTTTAGGTTCCATTTTTAAAACATGGATTGAAATGGAAAAACAAAATGATATCGCAAACTTTCGATTAGCTGATAGACTCAGAGAAATTAATAAACTAGCTTATGATCTCACTCCTGAGGAAATGTATGCTACTGGCGTTTTTATTTTACATGATAAAACCAAACAGACAATCGAAGTATTTGATTATGGTCATGGATTTATTTGGTTAAAAAGAAAAGATGCACTTGCCAGACTTTCAGACTATGTTGTTGAAACAGAATTGGATAAAATGCCTTTTTTTGGAATCAATGAAACATTGGATTTAAAATCTGTCAAAGTAAAAGTAAAACCTGGTGATTTTGTATTTGTATGCACAGATGGAATTATTGAGCAGAAAAATATGTATAAAGAAGAATTTGGAACTAACAATATTGAAAAAGTATTAAAAAGTTTCACAGGAAAAAATCCAAGTGAGTTAAATAAATTGATCATGACAGAATGGGAAGATTTCAGAAAGGAATATCGAATAATGGATGACTATTCTCTTCTGACTATTGGTATTTAA
- the pstB gene encoding phosphate ABC transporter ATP-binding protein, translating into MTAKFTVTANGNPEPNKAQISIHCENVDIFYGDFPAVTGLNLDIHESRITALIGPSGCGKSTFLRSLNRMNDFIENSRVTGKILLKGQDIYDPYIDPVEIRLRVGMVFQSPNPFPKSIYENIALGPRLNGYTGNINDLVETALKKSFLWNEVKDKLKQNAYSLSGGQQQRLCVARAIAMQPEVLLMDEPTASLDPISTSKIEELIVELKKDYTVIIVTHNLQQAARIGDMTCLFYHGQLVEKGNTEEMFNNPKEKLTKDYLTGRFG; encoded by the coding sequence ATGACCGCAAAATTTACCGTAACCGCAAACGGAAATCCAGAACCCAATAAAGCACAAATCAGCATTCATTGTGAAAATGTAGATATTTTTTATGGAGATTTTCCGGCAGTCACTGGGCTCAATTTAGACATACATGAATCTAGAATCACTGCATTGATTGGTCCTTCTGGTTGTGGGAAAAGCACATTTTTGAGAAGCCTCAATCGAATGAATGACTTCATTGAAAACAGCAGAGTAACTGGTAAAATTCTTTTAAAAGGCCAAGACATCTATGATCCATATATTGATCCTGTAGAAATTCGTCTACGAGTAGGAATGGTATTTCAAAGTCCAAATCCGTTTCCTAAATCAATCTATGAAAACATTGCACTTGGTCCTCGGTTAAATGGGTACACAGGAAATATAAATGACCTCGTAGAAACTGCGCTGAAAAAATCCTTTCTTTGGAATGAAGTCAAAGACAAACTAAAACAAAATGCTTACTCTCTTTCCGGTGGACAACAACAAAGACTATGTGTGGCTCGTGCGATTGCAATGCAACCAGAAGTATTACTCATGGATGAGCCTACGGCTTCTCTAGATCCGATTTCTACTTCCAAAATAGAAGAGTTGATTGTAGAATTAAAAAAGGATTATACTGTAATCATTGTTACCCACAACTTACAACAAGCCGCGCGGATTGGCGATATGACCTGCCTATTCTATCATGGTCAATTAGTAGAAAAAGGAAATACAGAGGAAATGTTTAACAATCCAAAAGAAAAGCTAACGAAAGATTACCTCACGGGACGTTTCGGATAA
- the pstA gene encoding phosphate ABC transporter permease PstA produces the protein MAKTFNKIRAKYAIFGVLFYSFCLAANFSVILFLFVLLGDVFLQGYATLDFHFLTSYPSRFPDKAGVLASIVGTFYMMLLTALISVPLGIGAAIYLEEYTRDTRFIRFVKLNIQNLAGVPSIIYGILGLTLFVRFMELGRSLIAASLTMAFLILPIVTIASQEALRAVPHSFRLAGYGLGLTRWQVIRHQVLPMVASGMSTGVILALSRAIGESAPLVMVGALTYVAFLPSGIMDSFSVLSIQIYNWSSFPQKEFHALAASAIIVLLFMLFILNIIAIGLRIYFQNKVRGINR, from the coding sequence ATGGCAAAAACGTTCAATAAAATCAGAGCTAAATATGCAATCTTCGGAGTTTTATTTTACTCTTTTTGTTTGGCTGCAAATTTTTCCGTTATATTATTTTTATTTGTACTCTTGGGAGATGTTTTTTTGCAGGGTTATGCAACTCTCGACTTTCATTTTTTAACGAGTTACCCTTCTCGATTCCCAGATAAAGCGGGTGTTCTTGCGTCTATTGTTGGAACATTTTACATGATGTTGTTAACCGCACTCATTTCTGTTCCTTTAGGAATAGGGGCTGCAATCTATTTAGAGGAGTATACGAGGGATACACGTTTTATCCGTTTCGTTAAATTAAACATTCAAAATCTTGCCGGTGTTCCATCTATCATCTATGGAATTCTCGGTCTGACTTTATTTGTTCGGTTTATGGAATTAGGAAGAAGTTTAATTGCAGCTTCTCTTACTATGGCTTTTTTGATCCTACCTATCGTCACAATCGCATCACAAGAAGCGTTACGCGCCGTACCACACTCTTTTCGCCTTGCAGGATATGGTCTTGGGCTGACTCGTTGGCAAGTGATTCGTCATCAGGTGTTGCCAATGGTAGCTTCTGGAATGTCAACCGGAGTTATATTGGCATTATCCCGAGCAATTGGTGAATCGGCACCTCTCGTTATGGTAGGAGCACTTACTTATGTAGCGTTCCTTCCTTCTGGTATCATGGATAGTTTTAGTGTTCTTTCCATTCAGATTTATAACTGGTCAAGTTTCCCGCAGAAAGAATTTCATGCGTTAGCTGCATCAGCTATCATTGTATTACTATTTATGTTATTTATATTAAATATAATAGCCATTGGATTAAGAATTTATTTTCAAAATAAAGTAAGAGGCATCAATAGATGA
- the pstC gene encoding phosphate ABC transporter permease subunit PstC, with protein sequence MAENTPHLENLLTQAVSGGDRSKVFSRFGKRPSYSFKERFIRYILRSFSWLTISVTLLIIIILFWDAIELFRQYSIFDFLTGTKWEPFGESKKLGILPLVSGTLMIAIGASAISIPLGFGTAVYLTQFANKQMDRIMTPIIEVLSGIPTVVFGYFALFAVTPFLQIFFKNMELFNATSASIVVGISCIPLVSSISAEALRAVPISIKSAAYAVGMNNFNVVTKVIVPSAISGIIASFILAFARAVGETMAVTLAAGASPNIEWNYFIGIQTMTAFIVQISLGDTPAGSLEYYTIYAVGLMLFLITFIFNMIATLIIKKFREVYK encoded by the coding sequence ATGGCAGAAAATACTCCTCATTTAGAAAACCTTCTTACCCAGGCAGTTTCAGGCGGAGATCGCTCCAAAGTCTTTTCTCGTTTTGGGAAGAGGCCTTCTTATAGCTTTAAGGAGAGGTTTATTCGTTATATACTCCGATCATTTTCCTGGCTTACGATATCAGTAACCTTGCTAATTATAATTATATTATTTTGGGATGCAATAGAACTTTTTAGACAATACAGTATATTTGATTTTTTAACTGGTACAAAATGGGAACCATTTGGTGAATCTAAAAAACTAGGTATATTGCCATTAGTCTCTGGGACACTTATGATTGCAATTGGTGCTTCTGCAATTTCAATACCTCTTGGATTTGGAACAGCAGTTTATCTTACTCAGTTTGCAAATAAACAAATGGATAGAATCATGACTCCCATCATTGAAGTTCTTTCCGGGATTCCTACTGTTGTTTTTGGTTACTTTGCTTTATTCGCAGTTACACCTTTTCTACAAATATTCTTCAAAAATATGGAGTTGTTCAATGCTACATCAGCTTCGATTGTAGTGGGTATATCTTGTATACCGCTCGTGTCTTCTATTTCTGCGGAAGCACTAAGAGCTGTTCCTATCTCAATTAAAAGTGCAGCTTATGCTGTAGGAATGAATAATTTTAATGTAGTTACAAAAGTCATCGTGCCTTCTGCTATTTCGGGAATCATAGCATCCTTTATTCTTGCATTTGCTCGTGCAGTAGGGGAGACAATGGCTGTTACCCTTGCGGCAGGTGCATCTCCTAATATTGAATGGAATTACTTCATCGGAATACAAACTATGACCGCATTCATTGTTCAGATTAGTTTGGGTGATACGCCAGCAGGTTCTCTTGAGTATTATACAATTTATGCGGTCGGTCTCATGTTATTTTTAATCACTTTTATTTTTAATATGATCGCAACATTAATCATTAAAAAATTTCGTGAGGTTTACAAATAA
- a CDS encoding hemerythrin family protein, producing the protein MKRSILELDLNVEEKLRKIWNENNFSLDMPIIDLQHIWLIWLLLQLEEELTNEETSESIAQMNFIISELINYTTEHFWLEECLLEFTQFPEEKEHVIQHKRFVEEISRQINNKSENRKIQISEFIGFLKNWLFGHILIEDAKYKKFFIKDAIDSKPFFEDLIKNQKSIVISKSQANLYNRICGLDSMTEVISKDIAIDVFKVWKAYSLNLKIPIIDIQHLWLVKLLVELDKANKTMTGLNRSGYFQKTIMEAIQYAKDHFTIEESIMREFQYDDFNRHFKSHRNFIESINTRNMQKKEREYSATIGLINDLKEWLISHIAIEDKQLSLFLKNHSAAMAEFIYSKKKEGVFHIQPAHIRFYLQIRKM; encoded by the coding sequence ATGAAAAGGTCAATACTTGAACTTGATTTAAACGTTGAGGAAAAACTACGAAAAATTTGGAATGAAAACAATTTTTCGCTAGATATGCCGATTATTGACCTCCAGCATATTTGGCTCATCTGGCTTCTTCTACAACTAGAAGAAGAGCTTACCAATGAAGAAACATCCGAATCTATTGCTCAGATGAATTTTATCATCTCTGAATTGATAAATTATACAACTGAGCACTTCTGGCTAGAAGAGTGTCTTTTAGAATTTACACAATTTCCAGAAGAAAAAGAGCATGTTATCCAACATAAACGTTTCGTCGAAGAAATATCGCGACAAATAAACAATAAATCTGAGAATAGAAAAATACAAATTTCTGAATTTATCGGGTTTTTAAAAAACTGGCTCTTCGGTCATATCTTAATTGAAGATGCGAAATATAAAAAATTTTTTATCAAAGACGCAATTGACAGTAAACCATTTTTCGAGGATCTTATAAAAAATCAAAAGTCCATTGTTATTAGTAAAAGTCAGGCTAACCTCTACAATCGAATTTGCGGATTAGATAGTATGACCGAAGTCATTAGCAAGGATATTGCGATTGACGTTTTCAAAGTCTGGAAAGCATACTCGTTAAATTTAAAAATTCCAATTATCGACATACAACATCTTTGGTTAGTAAAGTTATTAGTCGAATTAGACAAAGCGAATAAAACAATGACCGGTCTAAATCGCAGTGGATATTTTCAAAAAACAATTATGGAAGCTATTCAATATGCAAAGGATCATTTTACAATCGAAGAAAGTATCATGAGAGAGTTTCAGTATGACGACTTTAATAGACATTTCAAGTCTCATCGTAACTTTATTGAATCGATTAATACTAGAAATATGCAAAAAAAAGAAAGGGAATATTCAGCAACAATCGGTCTCATCAATGATTTGAAGGAATGGCTGATTTCACATATAGCAATTGAAGATAAGCAACTATCGCTTTTTTTAAAAAATCACTCTGCCGCAATGGCAGAATTCATCTACTCTAAAAAGAAAGAAGGGGTATTTCACATTCAACCAGCGCATATTCGATTTTATCTACAAATACGAAAAATGTAA
- a CDS encoding IS701 family transposase: MDFILNEHSDLFSEYINSFDPLWVRKEQKEYFEKTLKGFSSEIKRKNIERISETIIDQDYQNLHHFITTSPWDKKDMNEIRINFMREHSNSYPTKKAILVIDDSGVLKRGNSTEGVGHQYIGQVGKVANGNVFVTSHLVSEFKHMPLDIKEFIPEDKTKTKEEQKFTTKIEIAIFLIEEAIRRGIKFEFVVADAWYGSSPNFTDYLEAKGLKYIVSIKSNRNIFYKFPNDFKSSEHKISELLTLIEPIAFRPLDIKLSWFEQENLFC, from the coding sequence GTGGATTTCATACTTAACGAGCATTCCGATTTATTTAGCGAGTATATAAATTCTTTCGATCCATTATGGGTAAGGAAAGAGCAAAAAGAATATTTTGAGAAGACCTTAAAAGGTTTTAGTTCAGAGATAAAACGGAAAAATATTGAGCGGATTTCCGAAACGATAATAGATCAGGATTATCAAAATCTCCATCATTTCATTACAACTTCTCCTTGGGATAAGAAGGATATGAATGAGATACGTATTAACTTTATGCGAGAGCATAGTAACTCTTATCCGACAAAGAAAGCGATATTAGTCATTGATGATTCTGGTGTTCTTAAAAGAGGCAATTCGACAGAAGGCGTTGGGCATCAATATATTGGTCAAGTTGGAAAAGTGGCTAATGGCAACGTATTCGTAACCTCACATTTAGTGAGTGAGTTCAAGCATATGCCATTAGATATAAAAGAATTTATACCCGAAGATAAAACTAAAACCAAAGAAGAACAAAAATTTACAACAAAGATAGAGATTGCGATTTTTCTAATAGAAGAAGCTATTCGACGAGGAATCAAATTTGAATTCGTTGTTGCAGATGCATGGTATGGTTCTAGCCCTAATTTTACTGACTATTTAGAGGCTAAAGGTTTGAAGTATATTGTATCAATTAAAAGTAATCGAAATATATTTTACAAATTTCCTAATGATTTTAAAAGTAGTGAGCACAAGATAAGTGAGTTACTTACACTCATAGAGCCTATCGCATTTCGCCCCCTTGATATTAAATTATCATGGTTCGAACAAGAAAATTTATTTTGTTAG
- a CDS encoding PQQ-like beta-propeller repeat protein produces MAVNSKVRVVFNPISSGNKKVEIGIDTETQSGAIYVSNSGEQKSNWKYLFAETPTLSPIVHGEQILVAADHPKDGGKLYSINAKTGKLEWFFLTPGAILMYPLLFEKFIIVLDDSGNIFWVDRESGLMRFKYIIEEFPAPNPILKDKILYLGTKRGHIYAIRLEDATTVWKDLALVGEVSEIHPHKRGIVINGGNQYWLFNYSNGANQDKITNGHSTE; encoded by the coding sequence ATGGCAGTAAATTCGAAAGTTAGGGTTGTTTTTAATCCGATCTCGAGTGGGAATAAAAAAGTTGAAATTGGGATTGATACAGAAACACAATCAGGTGCAATTTATGTTTCAAACTCAGGAGAACAAAAATCCAATTGGAAATATCTTTTCGCAGAAACACCTACTCTGTCTCCTATAGTTCACGGAGAACAAATACTAGTAGCCGCTGACCACCCAAAAGATGGTGGCAAACTCTATTCTATCAATGCTAAAACTGGAAAGTTAGAATGGTTTTTTCTCACTCCAGGGGCTATTCTTATGTATCCGTTACTTTTCGAAAAATTTATAATAGTCCTAGACGACAGTGGAAATATATTCTGGGTCGATCGAGAATCAGGACTCATGCGTTTTAAGTATATAATCGAAGAATTTCCCGCACCAAATCCAATTCTAAAGGATAAAATTCTCTACCTAGGAACAAAAAGAGGTCATATCTACGCAATTAGACTGGAAGATGCAACAACTGTTTGGAAAGACCTTGCTTTGGTTGGAGAAGTATCAGAAATACATCCCCATAAACGAGGAATTGTAATCAATGGAGGAAATCAATATTGGCTTTTTAATTATTCCAACGGCGCTAATCAAGATAAAATTACCAACGGTCATTCTACAGAATAA